In Cydia splendana chromosome 3, ilCydSple1.2, whole genome shotgun sequence, one DNA window encodes the following:
- the LOC134806730 gene encoding uncharacterized protein K02A2.6-like, translating into MGSMTERVDRFQFDSFDNKTEDWDYYIQRFEIELQIHGFDKQTSEDKRKQLLLSRIGPAAFKVLVDYYRPVVVTTKSYDDLKKVLNEYYGKKTYVLSERVAFATRHRKAEETITQFILELRSLAGYCEFGTTLDERIRDQLVIGINNSTWQQELIKEHPTNSAKLSDVIATANKLEQAELQSQRLTNNPQMGTEQQTVNKIRPKTHRPTQRPTPKVKTCMFCGRDFHTNMNDCPAKGKRCNACGKENHFSSVCITSGRLKLQQNNTTRHITRQTDSDDDDFDEQSIHTFAVKRHNNPTTKIMIPTQLNAKRVEMLYDPGAVHSVIGKNLWNSIGCPPLKKCKNLVAYTEVEIETLGTCEITVNAFNIQKVLTVYVTQRNDIPLFGLDWCISFKLPMPPGARLCNIKTPAAVTSNQHDTKHNNAVQYILQEFKSLFDGKLGTIKGHSAKIHIPNDVTPKTFRPRPVPLALREQVNSELQRLVQEEVIEPVDTMSTPIEWASPIVIAIKANGSIRICADFKVTINQHVQTDDYPLPRFEEITSKLSGGQLFTKIDLKDAYLQLMIHPESRKYLTISTHKGYFRYKRLPFGISFAPAVFQRTMHQILSGIDGVVCYLDDILITAHNLEEHLTRVKTVLKRLQDAGVKSQVNKCAWLQESVTFLGHKIDASGLHPTEERINAIKNMPIPANTTELRALLGSLTYYGRFIDSLHMRCAPLYRHLKKNQRWNWTEEDTRITNELKNILTSSDTLVHYDESKPIYLSSDASEKGVGAVLFHKINETMRPVAYASRTLSDVEQRYSTIDREALGIVYAVTKFHQYLYGRKFILLTDHKPLERIFSQDRETPKIASNRLLRWAMILNSYEYSIHYQAARENTPADALSRLPIACNDTTLEERTGLPQFAHLLHLRLENIPVTKHELQKQTLKDNTLNIIKNYIITHWPDKKDLSNELHTFYEKRDQISYEDGILLWNGRLVIPETLRPQILEMLHDGHNGITAMQSLSRLHVYWPNIDKDILTFSKRCSLCQQSRSNTNEAPVFPWGIPVEPWHRLHVDYAGPFLGHMWLILIDAYTKWLEIVPTNVTTTRATVQRLKNIFATFGTPRYIVSDNGPQFTSEDFNHFCQVSGITHIKTTPYHPKTNGLAERAVRTFKERMLASDRSLDLQERLNSFLRGYRNTPRRSTDRSPYEMMFGRQIRTTFDLWKPDVRENMEKARLKQILRPTNKVVVPPVYKPGDKVWINKPIGKGSDPGTIIKCNGPYSYEVELTNGVHKRKHADQLRLRYEQVPKTAIDSNQQTSRHVPETRQPESEQNPRRTIKIKNFTYYRRNVNTREQSGDHGEQPAPEALNRDHPDGPTPPPAPVASTSRDTGGGAAEPPAPSSSSAQPDPPSPRRSGRKTKPPSRFGFWGL; encoded by the coding sequence ATGGGATCTATGACCGAACGCGTTGATCGTTTCCAATTCGATTCGTTCGATAACAAAACAGAAGACTGGGATTATTATATCCAGCGCTTCGAAATTGAACTACAAATTCACGGCTTCGACAAACAAACTTCTGAGGATAAACGAAAACAACTTCTTCTTTCTCGGATTGGACCTGCAGCCTTCAAGGTACTCGTAGATTACTATCGACCAGTTGTCGTTACTACGAAGTCGTACGATGACTTAAAGAAGGTGCTTAACGAATATTACGGCAAAAAAACGTACGTCCTCTCAGAAAGAGTCGCTTTTGCAACTAGACACAGAAAAGCAGAAGAAACAATCACACAATTCATCCTCGAGCTAAGATCATTAGCGGGATACTGCGAATTCGGAACCACCCTGGACGAACGTATAAGAGACCAACTGGTAATCGGCATCAATAACAGCACATGGCAGCAAGAACTTATTAAAGAACACCCAACAAACAGTGCTAAACTCTCCGATGTTATAGCCACAGCAAACAAGCTTGAACAAGCAGAACTACAGAGCCAACGTTTAACAAACAACCCCCAGATGGGTACTGAACAACAAACCGTTAACAAAATAAGGCCCAAAACACATCGGCCTACTCAACGACCAACTCCTAAAGTAAAAACATGTATGTTTTGCGGACGTGATTTTCACACGAACATGAACGACTGTCCGGCAAAAGGAAAACGATGTAATGCCTGCGGCAAAGAAAACCACTTTTCAAGCGTCTGCATAACCAGCGGTAGGCTCAAGTTACAACAGAACAATACCACTAGACACATAACAAGGCAAACAGACAGCGACGATGACGATTTTGATGAACAGAGCATACACACATTTGCTGTGAAGAGACACAACAACCCAACTACAAAAATTATGATACCAACTCAACTCAACGCAAAAAGGGTCGAAATGCTATATGATCCAGGAGCAGTGCATTCCGTAATTGGAAAAAACCTATGGAATTCTATTGGATGTCCACCATTAAAGAAATGCAAGAACCTTGTGGCTTACACGGAAGTAGAAATTGAAACATTAGGAACATGCGAGATAACAGTTAATGCTTTTAACATTCAGAAGGTATTGACCGTTTACGTTACGCAACGAAACGATATTCCACTTTTTGGGCTGGATTGGTGCATAAGCTTCAAATTACCTATGCCCCCTGGAGCCAGGCTGTGCAATATAAAAACACCTGCAGCAGTAACCTCAAACCAGCACGACACAAAACATAACAACGCAGTACAGTACATCCTTCAAGAATTCAAGTCACTCTTTGACGGTAAACTTGGAACTATAAAAGGGCATAGTGCTAAGATTCACATACCTAACGATGTAACGCCCAAAACATTCCGACCTCGCCCGGTACCTCTCGCCTTACGTGAACAAGTGAACAGCGAACTACAACGACTAGTCCAAGAAGAAGTTATAGAACCAGTTGACACTATGTCGACTCCAATTGAATGGGCCTCCCCAATTGTCATTGCAATTAAGGCTAACGGAAGCATCCGCATTTGTGCCGACTTCAAAGTTACTATAAACCAACATGTCCAAACCGATGACTATCCACTTCCCAGATTTGAAGAGATTACATCAAAATTGTCTGGAGGACAACTGTTTACAAAGATCGACCTGAAAGATGCATACCTACAGCTGATGATCCATCCAGAATCGCGAAAATACTTAACGATCTCAACACATAAGGGCTACTTTCGCTACAAACGCCTACCATTTGGAATATCCTTTGCGCCGGCCGTTTTCCAAAGGACAATGCACCAGATCCTCAGTGGCATTGATGGTGTTGTTTGTTATCTTGACGACATTCTTATAACAGCCCATAACTTAGAAGAACATCTAACACGCGTAAAAACGGTACTCAAAAGGCTACAAGACGCCGGAGTGAAAAGCCAAGTAAATAAGTGCGCTTGGTTACAGGAAAGTGTCACCTTTTTAGGACATAAAATAGACGCCAGCGGTCTACACCCGACGGAAGAAAGAATCAATGCAATTAAGAACATGCCTATCCCGGCCAACACAACGGAACTCCGAGCACTACTAGGCTCGTTAACATATTATGGCCGTTTCATAGACAGCCTTCACATGAGATGCGCTCCATTGTACAGACATCTAAAAAAGAACCAAAGGTGGAACTGGACCGAAGAAGACACAAGAATAACGAACGAACTCAAAAACATCCTAACGTCATCAGACACGCTCGTACACTACGACGAAAGCAAACCGATATATCTCAGCAGTGACGCATCAGAGAAGGGAGTTGGTGCtgttttattccataaaatcaACGAGACGATGAGACCCGTGGCGTATGCTTCGCGAACACTCTCCGACGTCGAACAACGATACTCGACTATCGACAGAGAAGCATTGGGAATCGTGTATGCCGTCACGAAATTCCACCAATATCTTTATGGTAGAAAGTTCATCCTGTTAACTGACCATAAACCCCTGGAAAGGATTTTCAGCCAAGATCGAGAAACACCCAAAATCGCTAGCAACCGGCTCCTTAGATGGGCCATGATCTTAAACAGCTATGAATATTCTATCCATTACCAGGCAGCACGAGAGAACACCCCCGCCGACGCACTATCAAGACTACCGATCGCATGCAACGACACAACACTGGAAGAAAGAACCGGGCTACCGCAATTCGCCCACTTACTACATCTAAGACTCGAAAACATTCCCGTAACAAAACACGAGCTACAAAAACAAACACTCAAAGACAACACGCTCAACATCATCAAAAATTATATCATAACGCATTGGCCAGATaagaaagacctttccaacgaGCTACACACGTTTTATGAAAAAAGGGACCAGATATCATACGAAGACGGAATCTTACTTTGGAACGGGAGACTCGTCATACCAGAAACACTCCGACCCCAGATCCTGGAAATGCTACACGACGGCCATAACGGCATCACAGCTATGCAGTCACTGTCACGTCTTCACGTATATTGGCCAAACATCGACAAAGACATATTAACTTTCTCAAAAAGGTGCAGTCTATGTCAGCAGTCCAGAAGCAACACGAATGAAGCTCCGGTGTTTCCGTGGGGAATACCTGTGGAGCCTTGGCACAGGTTACATGTAGACTACGCGGGACCATTCTTAGGTCACATGTGGTTAATACTTATTGACGCCTATACGAAGTGGCTAGAGATTGTGCCAACGAACGTTACAACGACGAGGGCAACAGTGCAGAGATTAAAGAACATATTTGCTACATTTGGAACACCAAGATATATCGTAAGTGATAACGGACCGCAATTCACTTCAGAAGATTTTAACCATTTTTGCCAAGTTTCAGGCATCACACACATTAAAACAACACCCTATCACCCCAAAACGAACGGATTGGCGGAGCGCGCAGTGCGCACGTTTAAGGAGCGAATGCTAGCCAGTGACAGAAGCCTTGACCTCCAGGAACGCCTTAACAGCTTCCTTCGAGGATACCGCAATACCCCACGACGCTCAACAGATCGATCGCCCTACGAAATGATGTTCGGAAGGCAAATACGCACTACTTTCGACCTGTGGAAGCCTGACGTAAGAGAGAACATGGAAAAGGCACGCCTCAAACAGATACTGAGACCTACCAACAAAGTAGTTGTGCCTCCGGTATATAAACCTGGCGATAAGGTTTGGATAAACAAACCTATCGGTAAGGGGTCTGACCCTGGAACAATCATTAAATGCAACGGACCTTACTCTTACGAAGTAGAACTCACGAACGGAGTACATAAACGCAAACATGCAGATCAGCTTCGCCTAAGATATGAACAAGTACCAAAGACGGCCATCGACTCAAACCAACAAACATCTCGACATGTGCCCGAAACTAGACAACCCGAATCTGAACAAAACCCAAGGAGAACGATCAAGATCAAAAACTTTACATACTACAGACGTAACGTTAACACTCGAGAACAGAGTGGCGACCATGGCGAACAACCGGCCCCAGAAGCGCTCAACCGGGATCACCCAGACGGTCCCACGCCACCACCGGCACCTGTGGCCTCCACCAGCAGGGATACAGGCGGAGGAGCGGCCGAGCCGCCTGCGCCATCCTCATCATCTGCTCAGCCAGATCCACCCTCACCGCGCCGGTCGGGACGGAAGACGAAACCACCGTCTCGTTTTGGTTTTTGGGGATTATAG